From Methanosarcina lacustris Z-7289, one genomic window encodes:
- a CDS encoding iron-sulfur cluster assembly scaffold protein yields MKVEKKGEGIKFPYSEKVLEHFRNPHNVGKIENPDGKGLEGSPACGDMVAVYIKVEPETKVIEDVKFESYGCASNIATGSVITDLAKGKTLDEAKKITWKQASEELGGLPPIKAHCSVLAVEGLRSAIRDYEEKHGLVTEKEPTTEEVIQRRLKHVMNPLTGLDIIRTNLILKTSVEAGVVRVVVDLPADHQFASAIKEDVMDKLGSLWDVERVDVVFTA; encoded by the coding sequence ATAAAAGTAGAAAAGAAAGGTGAGGGTATAAAGTTTCCTTATAGCGAAAAAGTGCTGGAGCATTTCAGGAACCCGCATAATGTAGGGAAAATAGAGAATCCTGACGGAAAAGGCCTGGAAGGAAGTCCGGCATGTGGAGATATGGTTGCTGTATATATCAAAGTCGAACCCGAAACAAAGGTTATTGAGGACGTAAAATTCGAATCTTACGGGTGTGCTTCTAATATTGCTACAGGATCTGTTATCACGGATCTTGCAAAGGGAAAAACTCTGGATGAAGCAAAGAAAATAACATGGAAACAGGCTTCTGAAGAACTGGGAGGGCTTCCTCCGATTAAAGCCCACTGCTCCGTGCTTGCAGTTGAGGGCCTGCGTTCCGCAATCCGTGACTACGAGGAGAAACACGGGCTTGTTACTGAGAAAGAGCCTACAACCGAAGAAGTTATCCAGCGGAGGCTCAAACACGTTATGAATCCACTAACCGGTCTTGACATTATCCGCACGAATCTAATCCTTAAAACGAGTGTTGAAGCTGGAGTGGTCAGAGTGGTTGTTGACCTGCCTGCAGACCACCAGTTTGCTTCGGCAATAAAAGAGGATGTAATGGATAAACTGGGGTCTTTGTGGGATGTGGAAAGAGTGGACGTAGTGTTTACAGCCTGA
- a CDS encoding cysteine desulfurase family protein, producing MIYLDNAACTRLDERVLEAMKPYFFDTYAVATSEFGYSMGIDAKEGLENSREGIASKLGANSEEIVFTSGDTESSNMALKGVALALKEKKGKHIIVSKIEDFPVLNTAKTLQKQGFDVTFLDVDAEGFADLEGLKKAITKETALVSIQYANQEIGTAQDLKAISEICEEKDVLLHTDATHSFTRLPLNVKELPVDLVTLSAHTIHGPRGIGALYIRKDTPINKFMDGGFQEFNMRAGVENIPGSVGFATAVELVTEEENRQLEAMRDRVIEKALSEITDVTLNGSHKKRLPQNANLTFHYVEGESITLHMDMRGFAVSTGSACFSRSLEASHVIRGIGGDHERAHGSVRFTFGRYNRMEDADSAIEAMIEIVARLREISPLAKK from the coding sequence ATGATTTATCTTGACAATGCTGCATGTACCCGGCTGGATGAGAGGGTGCTTGAAGCAATGAAGCCTTACTTTTTTGATACTTATGCGGTAGCAACATCCGAGTTTGGATATTCTATGGGTATCGATGCAAAAGAGGGACTGGAAAATTCCAGGGAAGGTATAGCTTCAAAGCTTGGTGCAAATTCCGAAGAAATTGTGTTCACTTCAGGAGATACAGAATCAAGCAATATGGCACTTAAAGGAGTAGCTCTGGCTCTTAAGGAAAAGAAAGGCAAGCATATTATCGTCTCAAAGATAGAAGATTTTCCGGTATTAAATACGGCAAAAACCCTCCAGAAGCAGGGCTTTGATGTAACTTTTCTGGATGTGGATGCCGAAGGGTTTGCAGACCTTGAAGGGCTCAAAAAAGCAATTACAAAAGAAACCGCTCTTGTCTCGATCCAGTACGCCAATCAAGAAATAGGGACTGCCCAGGACCTTAAGGCTATTTCTGAGATATGTGAAGAAAAAGACGTGCTCCTGCATACCGATGCTACCCACAGCTTTACCCGGCTTCCCCTCAATGTGAAGGAATTGCCCGTAGATCTGGTAACGTTGTCCGCTCATACAATTCACGGGCCCAGAGGGATAGGTGCGCTCTATATCCGGAAAGATACCCCCATAAATAAATTCATGGACGGAGGCTTTCAGGAATTTAACATGAGAGCAGGCGTGGAGAATATTCCCGGATCCGTCGGTTTTGCAACAGCTGTGGAGCTTGTAACCGAGGAAGAAAACCGGCAGCTTGAAGCGATGAGGGACCGCGTAATCGAAAAGGCCCTTTCTGAGATAACGGATGTAACCCTCAACGGAAGTCATAAGAAACGCCTGCCTCAGAATGCAAACCTGACTTTTCACTACGTTGAAGGAGAGTCCATAACCCTGCATATGGACATGAGGGGCTTTGCTGTAAGCACTGGTTCTGCCTGTTTTTCCCGCTCCCTGGAAGCCAGCCATGTTATCAGGGGAATTGGGGGAGACCATGAGAGGGCTCACGGCTCGGTGCGTTTTACTTTCGGGCGCTACAACCGTATGGAAGATGCAGATTCAGCAATTGAAGCCATGATTGAAATTGTGGCAAGGCTCAGGGAAATAAGCCCGCTTGCGAAAAAATGA